The Snodgrassella alvi wkB2 genome window below encodes:
- the budA gene encoding acetolactate decarboxylase, giving the protein MKKAIVQFSTINALMAGLFDGVFSVGEAKKYGDFGLGCSHALAGEVIVDHDFLEADGDKAVKVMGDNELLPFVQVTTFQPDKVVDITDVCKSNLYAHLAHYLPLDNVFVAVRISGQFDELKIRRPFAQHKPYPSVVKVFEQQVVDTVEKVTGTLIGFWTPEFFKELSVAGFHLHFIDTTRKLGGHVIDFSASNAELAYECKQSIQIALPESEEYLRKNLKMDNLNKVIKQVEN; this is encoded by the coding sequence ATGAAAAAAGCAATTGTCCAGTTTTCAACCATTAATGCATTGATGGCAGGGTTGTTTGATGGAGTATTTAGTGTGGGAGAAGCAAAAAAATATGGTGATTTTGGTTTAGGCTGTTCTCATGCGCTGGCCGGTGAGGTAATTGTTGACCATGATTTTCTGGAGGCCGACGGTGATAAGGCGGTTAAGGTAATGGGAGATAATGAGCTGTTGCCGTTCGTACAGGTTACAACATTTCAGCCTGATAAAGTTGTGGATATAACTGATGTCTGTAAAAGCAATTTGTATGCGCATCTGGCGCACTATCTGCCTCTGGATAATGTATTCGTGGCAGTAAGAATCAGCGGACAGTTTGATGAGCTGAAGATTCGTCGTCCGTTTGCTCAGCATAAACCTTATCCGTCTGTTGTTAAAGTTTTTGAACAGCAAGTCGTGGATACGGTAGAGAAGGTCACTGGCACATTAATCGGTTTCTGGACGCCAGAGTTTTTCAAAGAATTATCTGTAGCCGGTTTTCATCTGCATTTTATTGATACTACACGTAAACTTGGTGGTCATGTTATAGATTTTTCTGCAAGTAATGCTGAGCTGGCATATGAGTGCAAACAATCGATTCAAATTGCTTTACCTGAAAGTGAAGAATATTTACGCAAGAATCTGAAAATGGATAATTTAAATAAAGTTATTAAGCAAGTAGAAAATTAA